In Kwoniella shivajii chromosome 11, complete sequence, the DNA window GTGATTGAATTTGAGGGAAGGGCGAGGGGATGAGGTTCGGTTTGAGTGAGTCTAAAGGTTTGACTTGGTTGACAGTAGGTATTAGAAGAGCTTGATCGGACTTCTTGCAGAAATTAGATAAAACAGAACTAGTAAAGTAAATGAGTGACTGTAGTTGGTTGACCTGACTGTCTACTCGCAGAAAGTCCTACGCAGAAGAACTTAGGTCACTGATAGGTGATGAACAGTAAATGGTAAATATAAATTAACAACAGAATAATAAGcaaaatcagatcaaattcatcggAAGAGCGATCGTAGCCTATTTGATGGTGTAAACAAATTCTACGATATACCTGATATTCGATATGTTGAATTTTTTTAGCTACTGtatgtatcatcattgaaacGATATCGTGTCGCTTTCCATTCAAAAATCTTGATACGTCTTTCAAGTGAATAATCAATATCCTGTTTACTTTTTTACTTTCTCACCCCTAAAGAAAATCCTTTATGATCTCATCCCTTCCCTCTCTCTATTATCCTCCTTTGTTCATTTCATTGAAAAAGGAGGTCGTGCACGACCGTAACCGCAGTTAGTGTTGTTTCCGTCCGTTGCCATATTTAGCTCAGACCACATACCGAGGTGATGGATACGAGACCGAGACAACCAAGTATTGTCAGAGAAGTACATCCCTTCAATGTAGTCTATTATATGTGAGTAAGCTGATCGCAGATTGAACGTGGATTACCACTCAGTCATCCGCTTGAGTGTTCATAGATTGACTTAAATCCGTTAGTGCAGTCTCTGAACTGGTCAATCTCTCACCCTTCCCGAGTAATCACAGACCATGTGAATGTTCATGCATCTAAAATGTACTTCTTGACCTGCTCTATCCAAAAGTCATTGAGGTGTATTGCAATAGACTATTCCTTTTTTCGTAACTTGGTGTAAACGTTTCTGATTTACGAACGCCCTTGATAGGGCAATTTCAATGGCCCTTATCATGTCCTTCCTAGAAAAGGAAGACCTGATCCTCTAATTTGGAAACAGTTCGAGGAGCGGGGTACCCGAGTTCTTTAAGATGACCTCTGTGAAAGTTGTACAAGGTGGTCAGCGAGATCACTGCAAAGTCGTTTGAATAGTTTCCTTCGCGAACCCCCAAAAAAACCGATCTAAAATCCCTCTTCAGATCCCCTCCAATTGGTTTGCACTATTCCATATCGGTTTGCTAGAATACATGATCCATATCCTTCACTACATCAATTCACGAAAGAAggcaatcactcacttcatgGCATTCATCATAGGAGGAGGACCACACATCAAGACTTTATGACCTTCACCATGATTAGGTGATCCGACACCACTTTCAGGCATGTGTTTCTCGATCATTTCCTTGGTAATGAATCCTACACCACCGTTCCAGTTGGCTGGGGGTTTGTTGAGGACGTGCTAAAACAAGTCAGGAAATCGTCAATACCACTCGTTGTACCGACTTCACCTGACACAAACCATCTCGCTATACACATGAGACTCACGTAGAGTGTGAATCTACCATTGGAAGAAGCTTCAAGTTGTTCCAATTCCTTTCTGAGTAaaatatcatcttcttcaacattggCATATATCAGTGATAACTTTGTTTTATCCGCTGGGTTCTTGAGCGATGATTTGACAATTTGATACATTGGAGTAATACCGGTTCCTCCTGAAATCATAAGAAGTGCAGGTGCGAGGGTGGCGCTGACATAATTAATCATGTACGAGTCAGTGAAAAACAATTCGCATTGGAAAGGATAAGTATAGTCTCTGGGGAGAAATTGAAAACGAAAACTCACGTATAGTGGAACTTTCCCTTTGGACCTTTGATCTTGACATCTTGACCGATAGTGAGGAGTGAGAGAAATTTTGAGATGTTTCCTTTCTCGTAAGTCTAGATGTGATTTATCAGCCATTGGCACAGGTAATGAACCTCACAGCTGCTGGTGTCAACGATCAGATATGGCTTACTGACCTTTAcaaccaaatcaaaatgtCCTTTGTCGTCATCTAAAGTAGTAGGCGTATATGATCTGACAACTTGTTTACCATCAATCTCGGCAGCTACAGAGATATGCTGTCCGACAGGAAGACCCAGGCAGTCTGTGGGTTTTGGGAGGCCGAACTTGTAGCTGCGATCATCGGACGTGTAGTTATCAGCGAAAGAGAGTCTATGATTGTGACTGCGGGGACGTCAAAGCAGCCTCACTTACAGAGCAGTGTTATGCGAAAGATGGTCTTTGGCAATGAGCTTGAAACTTCTCCATTCTACAGGATCAAGTACTTTGCGAGGTTTACTATCTGTGACCAGCATAGCAGTTTCAGCGATTCTGATTTCATGTTTGACTATCCCTCTCAACATGGTATAGAATACTCACCAGAATTGATATAGTAAGATATGACCATGATCAGGATCAATATGACCGTGCCCGCGGGTTGAGCATAAGGATAGAACCTTTCGGCCAATTCTTCAAAGTTAACAGCCATCTTGTCTTTTTCCCACTGGAGGAAGTGTACTGCAgctgagagagagaggaggTTATGAGGATGATGGGGGAGGTGAAAATCAAGTCAAatatgagaagatgatagttCGGGATAACATTTTCATGAGACGATATAATATATCTTGTTTTCGTGGGGAAGTACATTCCAACACGTGGAAAAAAAGACACGCGTCAAGATCCGACATCGTAATCATGGTTATCAGGCTCATCGGATTCATCGGGGTTTTATATAAAGTGAAAAGTGTGCCTGATATTCCCCTTGTCATTGTTTGGCTCTGAAATGCTCTAACTTATGAGATCCGAATGCGTAGAAATATGTGTGGAATCCATTGTTCATATCTCCTTTTATCACACCTCGACAACCCACCAACAATCGCAAGGGGGCTAGTGACATACGCCGTCAACAAGTATAGTGATGAATAGATGATTCTTCATCCTGTGACCAAATCAGATCGTGGCTGGAAGCTCAGAAATCCCCATCTCAATAATGTCATGGCAACACTTGTTCAACCGATCGTAATCGAGAAGCAATGGCTGAACACCTCCAAAAATTGTCAATCAGAAAGCAAGAAAAATGATACTTAATCCTGTGGGAGGATTCGTTCGGTATGTACGAAGGATTACTCGTCGAATATTAGGTCCTCCAAACCCCACAAATACTTTACCGCCTCCTCAAACATCTGTAACGttctcatcaacaatagGTAAACGGTCCAACtcattttcacctgatcGATATGTCAAGAGACATTCTCTGCCTCATGCTTTATATCCATTCTTGGCATTATGGATAGGATGTTTTATCATATTGGTTCGACAACAGTATTACGTACCGAATGCACCCACGATTATAAGTTGTGAAGCTTCACCGTGGGATGATTGGCCTCCTGATTTATGTGGATTGGCAGGTGGGAATTGTGAGGATGATTTGACTGGAATAGATGGTAAAACATTTAGATGTTTGGGTGGTTGTGCAGGTAGTAAACTGGGTAATCCACGTTATGTGGGCTCAGAAAAGATCAACGGGAAACCTTTAGttataggtggtggtgatgatgaaaagacTTATAGGTGAGTTCAGCTACCTTCAGCTCCCTTTGCTTGCCGAGTCCTTCATGATGGCTCGTTGCTCAGATGGCTACTAACAAGGCTCATGTTTGATTACTTGGTGTAGAGCCGACTCTTGGGTTTGTCCATCAGCATTGCattcttcaatcatatcatcaactTTAGGTGGATGTGTTAATTTTCATTCGTTGCCTTATCCAACAGGATATTCATATTACAAATCAAAATATTCCAACAATATCAACTCAACTTCTTTTGAACCTGATTATCCAGGAGCTTT includes these proteins:
- a CDS encoding NADH-cytochrome b5 reductase 1; translation: MAVNFEELAERFYPYAQPAGTVILILIMVISYYINSDSKPRKVLDPVEWRSFKLIAKDHLSHNTALYKFGLPKPTDCLGLPVGQHISVAAEIDGKQVVRSYTPTTLDDDKGHFDLVVKTYEKGNISKFLSLLTIGQDVKIKGPKGKFHYTATLAPALLMISGGTGITPMYQIVKSSLKNPADKTKLSLIYANVEEDDILLRKELEQLEASSNGRFTLYHVLNKPPANWNGGVGFITKEMIEKHMPESGVGSPNHGEGHKVLMCGPPPMMNAMKGHLKELGYPAPRTVSKLEDQVFLF